From Streptomyces sp. NBC_01754, a single genomic window includes:
- a CDS encoding GNAT family N-acetyltransferase gives MTEPGPVAWPPAPIRTERLVLREPEARDRAAFIELLTSPEVHTYLGGPRPRDELEREVPEVPEVPGQWPGCFVVDLDGAMIGEILLRRATEGRRPAAAGKVDLGYLFLPQVWGFGYAAEACAAALDWFDGVLPGEPVVLHTQTANLGSMRLAAKLGFTEVERFEAWDAEQWLGLRSPATPAD, from the coding sequence ATGACTGAGCCCGGACCCGTCGCCTGGCCACCTGCCCCGATCAGGACCGAGCGGCTCGTACTCCGTGAGCCCGAGGCCCGGGACCGTGCGGCGTTCATCGAGTTGCTGACGTCGCCAGAGGTGCACACCTACCTCGGAGGCCCCCGCCCGCGTGACGAGCTCGAGCGCGAGGTGCCCGAGGTGCCCGAGGTGCCCGGGCAGTGGCCCGGGTGCTTCGTCGTCGATCTCGACGGGGCGATGATCGGTGAGATCCTGCTCAGGAGAGCAACGGAGGGCCGTCGCCCGGCTGCCGCGGGGAAGGTCGATCTCGGGTACCTGTTCCTGCCGCAGGTGTGGGGATTCGGGTATGCCGCCGAGGCGTGCGCGGCGGCACTCGACTGGTTCGACGGCGTCCTTCCCGGCGAGCCGGTGGTGCTCCACACCCAGACCGCCAACCTCGGCTCGATGCGCCTCGCGGCGAAGCTGGGGTTCACCGAGGTGGAGCGGTTCGAGGCCTGGGACGCCGAACAGTGGCTCGGCCTGCGGTCCCCGGCCACGCCCGCCGATTGA
- a CDS encoding spermidine synthase: protein MTATDIPTPVTLDRREGPYGEVVLRERGDDFEIIANGCFLMDTSDGRSERLLIDAALAALPDGRQDPAVLIGGLGVGFSLVRAAAEYRWGRIAVVEREQAIVDWHLDGPLGGISGAALADPRTEILRTDLVTYLHTTTERYDALCLDIDNGPDWTVTEDNGSLYAPAGLAACRVRLTPGGVLAVWSAQPSAAFEDALRNAGFHAVRTEEVAVARGVPDVVHLALRGD from the coding sequence ATGACCGCCACGGACATCCCCACCCCCGTCACCCTCGACCGGCGCGAGGGGCCCTACGGCGAAGTCGTCCTGCGGGAACGCGGCGACGACTTCGAGATCATCGCCAACGGGTGCTTCCTGATGGACACCTCCGACGGGCGTTCCGAGCGGCTGCTGATCGACGCGGCGCTCGCCGCCCTGCCCGACGGGCGCCAGGATCCGGCCGTGCTCATCGGCGGGCTCGGAGTCGGCTTCTCGCTCGTACGGGCCGCCGCCGAGTACCGCTGGGGCCGGATCGCCGTCGTCGAGCGGGAACAGGCCATCGTCGACTGGCATCTGGACGGGCCGCTGGGCGGGATCTCCGGTGCGGCGCTCGCCGACCCGCGTACCGAGATCCTGCGGACGGACCTCGTGACCTACCTCCATACAACCACGGAGCGTTACGACGCCCTGTGTCTGGATATCGACAACGGCCCCGACTGGACGGTCACCGAGGACAACGGAAGCCTCTACGCACCCGCCGGCCTGGCGGCCTGCCGAGTGCGTCTGACGCCCGGCGGAGTGCTCGCCGTGTGGTCCGCCCAGCCTTCCGCGGCGTTCGAGGACGCACTACGGAATGCCGGGTTCCACGCAGTACGGACCGAAGAAGTAGCCGTTGCCCGAGGTGT